The following are encoded together in the Salvia hispanica cultivar TCC Black 2014 chromosome 6, UniMelb_Shisp_WGS_1.0, whole genome shotgun sequence genome:
- the LOC125195417 gene encoding disease resistance RPP8-like protein 3 — translation MVQKCGYLPLAICLLGGVLREKKSIVEWESVNEHIKAAIYGVEEQIDGVLNLSYESLPYYLKPCFLLMGIFNEDETIDAWDLYNMWIAQGMISYENIGDKEDTLTNMAELYLSELASRSMVQVEFLYDYYVNLEYKGGKLSTLLRESSSHMKIQHLAIDFRSEVEHEPTVACGEDAWEHIRCLRLEQCELDDLPSSMRNLVYMDTLDLTGSANVEVPNVFKEMLRLKHLLLPIHTNENIRNYRLRLDEGVNELETLLFFDSRCHELKRMDRMKNLRHFVARVHDNESLSAIMNGIMNWNKIQECQVIIEGSCDLTSERMLEKALTCPNLYSLHIGSVSVKAIAKCEGDLLRSKLKCLYLLGCAIEDDPMGIHGKLPCLIQLRLYRKSFVGEEMRCPANSFLRLKMLVLSGLPKLREWRVDSGAMPLLSDLTIGECSCLEMVPEGLTVISTLQTLVIEGMPELRERVSPAGQDFHKVSHVPTIRFKY, via the exons ATGGTACAAAAATGTGGTTATTTGCCATTGGCAATTTGTTTACTCGGTGGggttttgagagagaaaaaatcgaTTGTTGAGTGGGAATCAGTAAATGAGCACATCAAAGCAGCCATATATGGAGTTGAAGAGCAGATTGATGGAGTGCTAAATTTAAGCTATGAAAGTTTACCCTATTATTTGAAGCCTTGCTTTCTCTTGATGGGTATTTTCAACGAAGATGAAACTATAGATGCTTGGGATCTATATAACATGTGGATAGCACAAGGCATGATTTCATATGAGAATATTGGAGACAAGGAGGACACTTTAACCAACATGGCTGAGCTGTACTTAAGTGAGTTAGCCTCCAGGTCCATGGTTCAAGTTGAATTTTTGTACGATTATTATGTC AATTTGGAGTATAAAGGTGGGAAACTTAGTACCTTACTAAGGGAATCTTCGTCGCATATGAAGATACAACATCTGGCAATCGATTTCAGAAGTGAAGTCGAGCATGAGCCTACAGTCGCTTGTGGAGAAGATGCTTGGGAGCATATAAG ATGCTTGCGTTTAGAACAATGTGAACTTGATGACCTACCGTCATCCATGAGGAATTTGGTATATATGGATACCCTTGATTTAACAGGTTCAGCGAATGTTGAAGTTCCAAATGTTTTTAAGGAGATGTTGCGATTAAAACACTTGCTTCTTCCTATTCatacaaatgaaaacattAGAAATTATCGACTAAGATTGGATGAGGGAGTAAATGAGTTGGAGACTCTACTATTCTTTGATAGCAGATGCCATGAACTTAAACGTATGGACAGAATGAAGAATCTCCGACATTTTGTTGCAAGAGTACACGATAATGAAAGCTTGTCAGCTATCATGAATGGCATTATGAACTGGAACAAGATACAGGAATGTCAAGTAATTATTGAAGGAAGTTGCGACTTAACAAGTGAGCGAATGCTGGAGAAAGCTTTGACATGTCCCAATCTTTATAGTTTGCATATTGGTTCTGTGTCAGTGAAGGCGATAGCAAAGTGCGAGGGTGATTTGTTGAGGTCCAAACTTAAGTGTTTGTATCTGCTTGGTTGTGCGATTGAGGATGATCCAATGGGGATACATGGAAAGCTTCCTTGCTTGATACAACTGCGATTATATAGGAAATCATTTGTTGGGGAGGAGATGAGGTGTCCAGCAAACAGTTTTCTTCGGCTCAAGATGCTAGTATTAAGTGGTTTACCAAAGTTGAGGGAGTGGAGAGTGGACTCAGGAGCCATGCCCCTTCTCTCTGATTTAACGATCGGAGAGTGTTCTTGCCTGGAGATGGTTCCAGAGGGATTGACTGTCATTTCTACCCTTCAGACTCTAGTAATTGAAGGAATGCCAGAATTGAGAGAAAGGGTATCACCAGCAGGACAGGATTTCCACAAAGTCAGCCATGTCCCCACAATTCGTTTCAAATACTAA